In Deltaproteobacteria bacterium, the following are encoded in one genomic region:
- a CDS encoding flagellin: MGLRIQNNIAAINAHRNLTISNMGLARSLERLSSGYRINRAADDAAGLSISQGLRADIASYKVASRNTTEANSLLQVAEGALDQIGNMLTRLKELATQASSANATSDLDKIDAEAQKLIDEIDRIAESTEYSGTKLIDGSFGVSVGSKTDTISGGAGYVSITGMKASEHYTISATTVSGSSATITITTGDVSQTVTTSTTSGDTTKNVEFSALGIQLTINSAFDTTDELEGKITAASSGSSTFQVGAENAGTSRIAISLGNATQEYLGKTKGGSGYAISGIDLSTASGAQKALNTVDYAIADLAKIRGDIGAAQNRLTYAAANLATTIENVTAAESVIRDVDMAAEMTTFTKNQILMQAGTAMLAQANMAPQSVLSLLGG; the protein is encoded by the coding sequence ATGGGACTCAGGATTCAAAACAACATTGCGGCCATTAACGCCCACAGAAACCTGACCATTTCCAACATGGGACTGGCAAGATCCCTTGAACGCCTCTCCTCGGGTTACCGGATCAACCGGGCGGCCGACGACGCGGCGGGGCTCTCCATCTCTCAAGGGTTGAGGGCGGATATCGCCAGTTACAAGGTCGCCTCAAGGAACACCACCGAGGCCAATTCTCTGCTCCAGGTCGCAGAGGGCGCCCTGGACCAGATCGGAAACATGCTGACAAGGCTCAAGGAACTGGCTACCCAGGCATCCTCGGCCAACGCAACCTCGGACCTTGACAAGATCGACGCCGAGGCCCAGAAGCTGATCGACGAAATCGACAGGATCGCGGAATCCACGGAATATTCCGGAACCAAACTGATAGACGGAAGCTTCGGGGTGAGCGTCGGTTCGAAGACAGACACTATCAGCGGGGGCGCTGGTTACGTCAGCATCACTGGAATGAAGGCGAGTGAGCACTACACGATTTCCGCCACCACGGTGAGCGGTTCTTCTGCCACCATCACCATCACGACCGGTGATGTGAGCCAGACGGTCACCACATCCACGACCTCGGGCGACACCACCAAAAACGTGGAATTCAGCGCCCTGGGGATCCAGTTGACCATCAACAGCGCCTTTGATACCACCGATGAACTGGAAGGTAAAATCACCGCCGCATCCAGCGGTTCCTCAACCTTCCAGGTCGGCGCGGAGAATGCCGGAACCTCCAGGATCGCCATTTCCCTGGGTAACGCCACGCAGGAATACCTCGGGAAGACCAAGGGAGGATCGGGTTACGCCATTTCCGGTATCGACCTCTCAACGGCCAGCGGTGCCCAGAAGGCCCTTAACACGGTGGATTACGCCATCGCGGACCTTGCAAAGATCAGGGGTGATATCGGTGCGGCCCAGAACCGGTTGACTTACGCCGCCGCGAACCTTGCCACGACCATCGAGAACGTCACGGCGGCCGAATCGGTCATCCGCGATGTGGACATGGCTGCAGAGATGACCACCTTCACCAAGAACCAGATCCTGATGCAGGCCGGTACCGCCATGCTGGCCCAGGCGAACATGGCGCCTCAGTCGGTACTCTCCCTGCTCGGCGGATAG